One window of the Buchnera aphidicola (Shivaphis celti) genome contains the following:
- a CDS encoding FAD-binding oxidoreductase — protein MVIWKTAKIIKKKKWTKRLFSIILHADISPFLAGQFAKLAILQKNNKYIKRVYSYVNPPKSKNLEFFITHIPNGIMSKLLYKLIPGDEILISKQSSGFFTIYEIPKCEILWMFATGTAIGPFCSILQDGSKLDQFEKIIIIYAVKYTEELIYLPLIKNIQKKYEKKIIIQTITSQEKNSSSLQGRIPTLLKNQLIETTVGHILHPQTSHVMLCGNPAMVKETQNYLIKHRNLKKHLRRSPGNISSENYW, from the coding sequence ATGGTAATATGGAAAACGGCAAAAATCATTAAAAAAAAAAAATGGACTAAAAGATTATTTAGCATCATTTTACATGCTGATATTTCTCCTTTCCTTGCAGGACAATTTGCAAAACTTGCTATACTGCAAAAAAACAATAAATACATTAAAAGAGTATATTCATATGTAAATCCTCCAAAAAGCAAAAATCTTGAATTTTTTATTACACACATTCCAAATGGAATAATGTCCAAATTGTTATACAAATTAATTCCTGGTGACGAAATACTAATTTCTAAACAATCATCAGGGTTTTTCACTATATATGAAATTCCAAAATGTGAAATATTATGGATGTTTGCTACTGGAACAGCAATAGGTCCATTTTGTTCTATTTTACAAGATGGATCTAAATTAGATCAATTTGAAAAAATAATAATAATATACGCAGTAAAATATACAGAAGAACTCATATACCTTCCCTTAATAAAAAATATTCAAAAAAAATATGAAAAAAAAATTATAATTCAAACTATTACTAGTCAAGAAAAAAATTCTTCTTCGTTACAGGGAAGAATTCCAACACTACTAAAAAATCAATTAATCGAAACAACAGTAGGACATATTCTGCATCCACAAACATCTCATGTTATGTTATGCGGAAATCCTGCTATGGTAAAAGAAACACAAAATTATTTAATTAAACATAGAAATTTAAAAAAACATTTAAGGAGATCCCCAGGAAATATCAGTAGCGAAAATTATTGGTAA
- the epmA gene encoding elongation factor P--(R)-beta-lysine ligase yields MDTKFIYRLYKRSNFLSKVRNFFFQKNIVEIETPALTKYTVTDLHLFPLQVIMDNKQDDLKSTLWLITSPEYHMKRLLSDGFGPMYQICHAFRDNEYGKLHNTEFTILEWYQPFYNMFDMIELIEIFLNNIFHILYSDKSSYEDIFMKFLNINPLSTDIQELNSILYNHGHKHLIHKENNISDLLSIIFNIFIEKKLGLYRPIFIYHYPFQQALLAKINQYDLRIADRFEIFFKGIEIGNGFCELIDADEQYRRFNHENNLRVYRNLKKRCIDQRFISSLRSIYMPDCSGVAIGLDRIVMILLNVCSIKEIISFDDKSC; encoded by the coding sequence ATGGATACTAAATTTATTTATCGATTATACAAAAGGTCAAATTTTCTTTCTAAAGTTCGTAATTTTTTTTTTCAAAAAAATATCGTTGAAATAGAAACACCTGCATTAACAAAATATACGGTTACTGATTTGCATTTATTTCCATTACAAGTAATTATGGATAATAAACAAGATGATTTAAAAAGTACGTTATGGTTAATAACAAGTCCAGAATATCATATGAAACGATTATTGTCGGATGGTTTTGGTCCAATGTATCAAATTTGTCATGCCTTTCGAGATAATGAATATGGTAAGTTACATAATACAGAATTTACAATATTAGAATGGTATCAACCATTTTATAATATGTTTGATATGATAGAATTGATTGAAATATTTTTAAATAATATTTTTCATATATTATATTCTGATAAATCTTCTTATGAAGATATTTTTATGAAATTTTTGAATATTAATCCATTATCAACTGATATTCAAGAGCTAAATTCTATTTTATATAATCATGGTCATAAACATTTAATTCATAAAGAAAATAATATTTCTGATTTATTAAGTATAATTTTTAATATTTTTATTGAAAAAAAATTAGGATTATACAGACCAATTTTTATATACCATTACCCTTTTCAACAAGCCTTACTTGCAAAAATTAATCAGTATGATTTACGTATTGCGGATCGTTTTGAAATATTTTTTAAGGGAATTGAAATAGGAAATGGATTTTGTGAATTAATTGACGCAGACGAACAGTATAGAAGGTTCAATCATGAAAATAATTTGCGAGTGTATCGTAATTTAAAAAAACGTTGTATTGATCAACGTTTTATAAGTTCATTACGTAGTATTTATATGCCTGATTGTTCAGGAGTAGCGATTGGTTTAGATAGAATTGTGATGATTTTGTTAAATGTATGTTCTATTAAAGAAATAATTTCCTTTGATGATAAAAGTTGTTAA
- the hslV gene encoding ATP-dependent protease subunit HslV, with the protein MTTILSIRLKNKVVMGGDGQATLGNTIMKKNVNKIRSLYNNKIISGFAGSTADAFTLFELFEKKLDTYQGQLKKSAIALAKDWRSDKILRKLEAIIGVVDKNISLIITGNGDVIEPENDIIAIGSGGSYAQAAAYALLKHSTLEARNIVKNALNIAANICIYTNHNFVIKELHSEK; encoded by the coding sequence ATGACAACAATATTAAGCATTAGGTTAAAAAATAAAGTTGTAATGGGTGGTGACGGACAAGCAACTTTAGGTAATACAATTATGAAAAAAAACGTTAATAAAATACGGTCTCTATATAATAACAAAATAATTTCAGGATTTGCAGGAAGCACAGCAGATGCTTTCACATTATTTGAACTATTTGAAAAAAAACTTGATACGTATCAAGGACAATTAAAAAAATCTGCAATAGCACTAGCAAAAGATTGGCGTAGTGATAAAATACTAAGAAAGTTAGAGGCAATTATAGGAGTAGTAGATAAAAACATTTCTTTAATAATTACAGGAAATGGTGATGTTATAGAACCAGAAAATGATATTATCGCAATTGGATCAGGCGGATCATATGCGCAAGCTGCTGCTTACGCATTATTAAAACATTCCACACTAGAAGCACGAAACATTGTTAAAAATGCACTAAATATTGCAGCTAATATATGCATATATACTAACCATAATTTTGTCATCAAAGAACTACATTCGGAAAAATAA
- the hslU gene encoding ATP-dependent protease ATPase subunit HslU: MPTMSPQEIVKELDKFIVGQEKAKRAVAVALRNRWRRMQLPKHLQKEITPKNILMIGPTGVGKTEIARRLAKLAQSPFIKVEATKFTEVGYVGKEVDSIIRDLIDIAIKTIKKKKIKQNKFKAKEIAEKRILNILIPTIKEENNTIKKPTKTLQAFHEKLKNGELNEKEIEIDLKNQPMGIEIMAPPGMEELTNQVQLLFQNLNQNKKTKKKLKIKDAMKILCEEESIKLLNLEDIKKEAIQAVEQNGIVFIDELDKICKKRGTSGLDVSREGVQRDLLPLIEGCSISTKYGFIKTDHILFITSGAFQVSEPSDLIPELQGRLPIRVELHALNINDFEKILIEPKAALITQYVELMKTEGISIKFTKNGIYKIAESAWKMNEKIENIGARRLYTILECLMEDISFSADEMQEKVINIDSNYVSKHLDQLILNEDLNRFIL, from the coding sequence ATGCCAACTATGTCTCCTCAAGAAATAGTGAAAGAACTTGATAAATTTATCGTTGGACAAGAAAAAGCAAAACGAGCAGTAGCAGTAGCATTAAGAAATCGCTGGAGAAGAATGCAATTACCAAAACATTTACAAAAAGAAATTACACCAAAAAATATACTTATGATTGGTCCAACAGGAGTAGGAAAAACAGAAATTGCACGAAGACTAGCAAAACTAGCACAATCACCATTTATCAAAGTTGAAGCAACAAAATTTACTGAAGTTGGTTATGTAGGAAAAGAAGTAGATTCTATTATTCGTGATTTAATTGATATTGCTATCAAAACTATAAAAAAAAAAAAAATTAAACAAAACAAATTCAAAGCAAAAGAAATAGCAGAAAAAAGAATATTAAATATTTTAATTCCAACAATTAAAGAAGAAAATAATACAATCAAAAAACCTACAAAAACTTTACAAGCATTTCATGAAAAATTAAAAAATGGAGAACTAAATGAAAAAGAAATTGAAATTGATTTAAAAAATCAACCTATGGGAATAGAAATTATGGCACCACCAGGAATGGAAGAACTCACTAATCAAGTACAACTATTATTCCAAAATTTAAATCAAAACAAAAAAACTAAGAAAAAATTGAAAATAAAAGATGCAATGAAAATATTATGCGAAGAAGAATCTATTAAATTATTAAATCTTGAGGATATAAAAAAAGAAGCTATTCAAGCAGTAGAACAAAATGGAATTGTATTTATCGATGAATTAGATAAAATATGTAAAAAAAGAGGAACATCAGGATTAGATGTTTCCAGAGAAGGAGTACAAAGAGATTTACTACCATTAATTGAAGGTTGTTCTATATCAACAAAATATGGATTTATTAAAACAGATCATATTTTATTTATCACATCCGGAGCATTTCAGGTATCAGAACCATCAGATTTAATACCAGAATTACAGGGAAGATTACCAATTCGAGTAGAATTACATGCATTAAACATAAACGATTTTGAAAAGATACTTATTGAACCAAAAGCAGCTCTTATTACTCAATATGTTGAACTTATGAAAACAGAAGGAATTTCAATAAAATTCACAAAAAATGGGATATATAAAATTGCAGAATCTGCTTGGAAAATGAATGAAAAAATTGAAAATATTGGAGCAAGACGACTATATACAATCTTAGAATGTTTAATGGAAGATATTTCATTTTCTGCAGATGAAATGCAAGAAAAAGTCATTAATATAGATTCTAATTATGTTAGCAAACACTTAGATCAACTGATTTTAAATGAAGACCTAAATCGTTTTATCTTATAA
- the trxA gene encoding thioredoxin, translating into MSTILHVDNKNFDTILSSKDCPIIIDFWADWCSPCKIFSPIIDEIAMKYKDFVVVAKVNVDDCKEIALKYQIKSIPTLLFLKRKKLIVQKVGVISKLEIQNILHKYFQIA; encoded by the coding sequence ATGAGTACTATTTTACATGTAGATAATAAAAATTTTGATACAATACTTTCTTCAAAGGATTGTCCAATTATAATAGATTTTTGGGCAGATTGGTGTAGTCCTTGTAAAATTTTTTCTCCAATTATTGATGAAATTGCAATGAAATATAAAGATTTTGTGGTGGTTGCAAAAGTTAATGTAGATGATTGTAAAGAAATTGCTTTAAAATATCAGATTAAAAGTATACCGACATTGTTATTTTTGAAACGTAAAAAATTAATTGTACAAAAAGTTGGTGTAATTTCAAAACTGGAAATTCAGAATATACTACATAAATATTTTCAAATAGCATAG
- the rho gene encoding transcription termination factor Rho → MNLTALKNMLVSELIILGNKIGLENLARMRKQDIIFTILKQHAKSGENIFGDGVLEILQDGFGFLRSSDSSYLAGPDDIYVSPSQIRRFNLRTGDTISGKIRPPKEGERYFALLKVKKVNYDKPENARTKILFENLTPLHANSRLRMERGNGSTEDLTARVLDLASPIGRGQRGLIVAPPKAGKTMLLQNIAQSIAYNHSDCVLMVLLIDERPEEVTEMQRLVKGEVIASTFDEPSVRHIQVSEMVIEKAKRLVEHKKDVIILLDSITRLARAYNTIIPSSGKVLTGGVDANALHRPKRFFGAARNVEEGGSLTIIATALVDTGSKMDEVIYEEFKGTGNMELPLSRKIAEKRVFPAIDYNRSGTRKEELLTSSEELQKMWILRKIIHPMNEIDAMEFLINKLSMTKTNYEFFHMMKRK, encoded by the coding sequence ATGAATCTTACTGCATTAAAAAATATGTTAGTTTCAGAGTTGATTATTCTAGGAAATAAAATTGGTTTAGAAAATTTAGCCAGAATGAGGAAACAGGATATTATTTTTACGATTCTGAAACAACATGCCAAAAGTGGGGAAAATATTTTTGGAGACGGCGTACTGGAAATTTTGCAGGATGGTTTTGGTTTTTTACGTTCTTCAGATAGTTCATATTTAGCTGGACCGGATGATATATATGTTTCTCCAAGTCAAATTCGAAGATTTAATCTTAGAACAGGAGATACTATTTCTGGTAAAATTAGACCACCTAAAGAAGGTGAACGGTATTTTGCACTTTTAAAAGTTAAAAAAGTGAATTATGATAAACCAGAGAATGCTCGAACTAAAATATTATTTGAAAATTTAACTCCCTTACATGCCAATTCTAGATTAAGAATGGAGAGAGGAAATGGTTCTACGGAAGATTTAACTGCTCGGGTATTAGATTTGGCCTCTCCTATAGGAAGAGGGCAAAGAGGTTTAATTGTTGCTCCTCCAAAAGCGGGAAAAACGATGTTATTACAAAATATTGCACAAAGTATTGCATATAATCATTCAGATTGTGTGTTAATGGTTTTATTAATTGATGAAAGACCGGAAGAAGTTACTGAAATGCAACGACTAGTAAAAGGAGAGGTGATTGCTTCTACTTTTGATGAACCATCTGTTCGGCATATTCAAGTTTCTGAAATGGTAATTGAAAAAGCAAAGCGTTTAGTAGAACATAAAAAAGATGTGATTATTTTATTAGATTCAATTACTCGTTTAGCCAGAGCGTATAATACGATTATTCCATCTTCTGGAAAAGTGTTAACGGGTGGTGTCGATGCAAATGCTTTACATCGACCAAAACGTTTCTTTGGAGCGGCAAGAAATGTTGAGGAAGGGGGTAGCTTAACAATTATTGCTACTGCATTAGTAGATACTGGTTCAAAAATGGATGAAGTAATTTATGAAGAATTTAAGGGTACTGGAAATATGGAATTACCCTTATCGAGAAAAATAGCGGAAAAACGTGTTTTTCCAGCGATTGATTATAATCGTTCCGGAACAAGAAAAGAAGAATTATTAACTTCTTCTGAAGAATTACAAAAAATGTGGATTTTGAGGAAAATTATTCATCCTATGAATGAAATTGATGCTATGGAATTTTTAATTAATAAATTGTCTATGACAAAAACTAATTATGAATTTTTTCATATGATGAAAAGAAAGTAA
- the dapF gene encoding diaminopimelate epimerase: MYFSKMHGLGNDFVIFDRINQNFHISPDIIKKISHRNLGIGCDQVLFVEKSQKLNFDFYYRIFNADGCEVAQCGNGARCFAYFVYLKNLTKKREIYVYTNYSSLVLNIKNSNNIIVDMGKPQFNFNKHEVCTSNNLIVQNLKINTMLFKFGAVFLGNPHCVIIVKNIKKCNVDTIGKYFNQCGLFKDGVNVNFMQVVSKNNVILRVYERGVGETQACGSGACAAVVFGITNGLLDSQVIVNLPGGKLRILWKGLNHSVYMCGPAVHVYDGFIDQKFLIV, from the coding sequence ATATATTTTTCAAAAATGCATGGTTTAGGAAATGATTTTGTTATTTTTGATAGAATCAATCAAAATTTTCATATTTCACCAGATATAATAAAAAAAATATCTCATCGTAATCTTGGAATTGGTTGCGATCAAGTATTGTTTGTAGAAAAATCTCAAAAATTGAATTTTGATTTTTATTATCGAATTTTTAATGCTGATGGATGTGAAGTTGCACAATGTGGTAATGGTGCGAGATGTTTTGCATATTTTGTATATTTAAAAAATCTAACAAAAAAAAGAGAAATTTATGTTTATACTAATTATAGTTCTTTAGTATTAAATATAAAGAATTCTAATAATATTATTGTTGATATGGGAAAACCACAGTTTAATTTTAATAAACATGAAGTATGTACATCTAATAATTTAATTGTACAGAATTTAAAAATTAATACTATGTTGTTTAAATTTGGCGCAGTTTTTTTAGGAAACCCACATTGTGTTATTATTGTAAAAAATATTAAAAAATGTAATGTTGATACAATAGGTAAATATTTTAATCAATGCGGTTTATTTAAAGATGGCGTTAATGTTAATTTTATGCAAGTTGTTTCTAAAAATAATGTTATTTTGCGTGTTTATGAACGAGGAGTGGGAGAAACACAAGCTTGTGGAAGTGGAGCTTGTGCTGCAGTAGTGTTTGGAATAACTAATGGTTTATTAGATTCTCAAGTAATTGTTAATTTGCCTGGTGGAAAGTTACGTATTTTGTGGAAAGGGTTAAATCATTCAGTATATATGTGTGGTCCCGCTGTTCATGTGTATGATGGATTTATTGATCAAAAATTTTTAATTGTATAA
- a CDS encoding MFS transporter, which yields MFEFSKNAQNDYQKNKLIKLCYKNKKYIFQNTITFKRVIFALFSAGLSTFSILYCVQPILPTFSSEFHLSPAQSSLSLSVATASMAIGMLFTGSLSDTFGRKIVMSISLLLATFLTILCSFMNTWIEIIFLRTLTGLTLSGVAAVAMTYLSEEIHPKVIPFAIGLYISGNTIGGFSGRFLSSVLVNYCTWSRSLFIIGLLSLTGSLLFLLLLPQSNNFQGISLNPRKIFHSFVLQCKDRVLPILFFIGFILMGSFVTLFNYVGYRLMIPPFSLNQMIIGLLSIVYLTGAYSSPKASEFIIKYGRKNVLIYSLLIMIIGIVFTQLDFLILIIFGLMMFSTGFFSAHSVSSSWVGHRATIAKGQASSLYLCCYYLGSSILGTFGGIFWSLGNWMGISIFIISLLLIGIRMISKLNQKNCN from the coding sequence TTGTTTGAATTTAGTAAAAATGCACAAAATGATTATCAGAAAAACAAATTGATTAAACTTTGCTACAAAAATAAAAAGTATATTTTTCAAAATACAATAACATTTAAAAGAGTAATTTTTGCACTTTTTTCTGCTGGATTATCAACATTTTCAATTTTATATTGTGTACAACCTATATTGCCAACATTTTCTAGCGAATTTCATTTATCACCAGCGCAAAGTAGTTTATCTCTATCAGTAGCTACTGCTTCTATGGCAATAGGCATGTTATTTACAGGTTCTTTATCAGATACATTTGGAAGAAAAATAGTCATGAGTATTTCTTTATTATTAGCTACTTTTTTAACAATTTTATGTTCTTTTATGAATACATGGATTGAAATTATTTTCTTGAGAACATTAACTGGATTAACATTAAGTGGTGTTGCAGCAGTAGCGATGACTTATTTAAGTGAAGAAATACATCCTAAAGTGATTCCATTTGCTATTGGTTTGTATATTAGTGGAAATACTATTGGTGGATTTTCTGGTAGATTTTTAAGTAGTGTTTTAGTTAATTATTGTACCTGGTCTCGATCTTTATTTATTATTGGTTTATTATCGTTAACTGGTTCTTTATTATTTTTATTATTATTGCCTCAATCGAACAATTTTCAAGGAATTTCTCTTAATCCAAGAAAAATTTTTCATAGTTTTGTATTACAATGCAAAGATCGTGTATTACCTATATTATTTTTTATTGGTTTTATATTAATGGGTAGTTTTGTTACTTTATTTAATTATGTAGGATATAGATTAATGATTCCTCCATTTTCATTAAATCAAATGATTATAGGATTACTTTCTATAGTATACTTGACTGGTGCTTATAGTTCTCCAAAAGCCAGTGAGTTTATTATAAAATATGGTCGTAAAAATGTTTTAATTTATTCTTTATTAATTATGATTATTGGTATTGTGTTTACACAATTGGATTTTTTGATTTTAATTATTTTTGGTTTAATGATGTTTTCTACTGGGTTTTTTTCTGCACATTCTGTTTCTAGTAGTTGGGTAGGTCATCGAGCGACTATAGCTAAAGGTCAAGCATCTTCATTATATTTATGTTGTTATTATTTAGGATCTAGTATATTAGGAACTTTTGGTGGGATTTTTTGGTCGTTAGGAAATTGGATGGGAATTTCTATTTTTATTATTTCTTTATTGCTCATCGGTATTCGTATGATATCAAAGTTAAATCAAAAAAATTGTAATTAA
- the rpmE gene encoding 50S ribosomal protein L31, producing the protein MKKEIHPKYKKMIINCACGNIINIFSTLNKKNLNVDVCFKCHPFYTGKQRVISQGGRIEQFNKKFSIV; encoded by the coding sequence ATGAAAAAAGAAATTCACCCAAAATATAAAAAAATGATAATAAACTGCGCATGTGGAAATATAATAAATATATTTTCTACATTAAATAAAAAAAATTTAAATGTTGATGTATGTTTTAAATGCCATCCTTTCTATACTGGGAAACAAAGGGTCATAAGTCAAGGAGGACGTATTGAACAATTCAATAAAAAGTTTTCTATAGTGTAG
- a CDS encoding UvrD-helicase domain-containing protein has product MMYLNEQQMHAVNTINGPCLILAGAGSGKTTVIVKKIIQLIKNYGYHEKGIFAIAFTNKSVQEMKQRVFQEIKYINQNNINILTFHALGMKIISSALDAIGYRPNYILFDKMDQRSLIKKIVSNNICYDYTVLQKILLYISYQKNNIISPKKARKKSITHFEKISSQYYHEYNLRLKQYNAFDLDDLIYFAVKILMKVDNIKKKWQNSIKYLLVDEYQDANYGQYKLIQLLTERNKNFTLVGDDDQSIYSWRGANDQNILLLKRDYLDLQVIKMERNYRSSKRILNVANQLISNNVHIFSKRLFSNLENGVKIQVLKLKNEYEEAKEIVNNILSHKSQHQWCYKDYAILYRTNKQSKVFEECLFQNNVPYVIYGGNSFFLQPSVKILISYLKFIINQNDNISFLNIINTPFRKIGKITIKKIISFAQEQDKSYFNVLKNKKFLDTVGKNTKAVCIIFSSWIEEIVIYAKKYPRKVLLKIIYDINYEQWLSKIIKIDVFFQSVKDNINTLLTTMLNFFNKFEKKNKKNEYTTLVELVNQLILHDHYKNLSSSKTSDVIQLMTIHAAKGLEFSSVYIVGLEEGCFPYLYKKKNINLSEERRLFYVAITRARKKLTLSFCSYKYFYGIMKSMKPSRFLFELPKCDLVWK; this is encoded by the coding sequence ATGATGTATTTAAATGAACAACAGATGCATGCAGTGAATACTATTAATGGACCATGCTTAATTTTAGCGGGTGCTGGTTCTGGAAAAACTACTGTTATTGTAAAAAAGATTATTCAATTAATAAAAAATTATGGATATCATGAAAAAGGGATTTTTGCCATTGCTTTTACCAATAAATCTGTTCAGGAAATGAAACAAAGAGTCTTTCAAGAAATAAAATATATTAATCAAAATAATATAAATATATTGACATTTCATGCATTAGGTATGAAAATTATTTCTAGCGCACTAGATGCAATAGGTTATCGACCTAATTATATATTATTTGATAAAATGGATCAAAGATCTTTAATTAAAAAAATTGTTTCAAATAATATTTGTTATGATTACACAGTTTTACAAAAAATATTATTATACATTTCTTATCAAAAAAATAATATTATTAGTCCAAAAAAAGCTAGAAAGAAATCTATTACTCATTTCGAAAAAATATCTTCTCAATATTATCATGAATATAATCTGCGATTAAAGCAATATAATGCATTTGATTTGGATGATTTAATTTATTTTGCAGTAAAAATATTAATGAAAGTGGATAATATAAAAAAAAAATGGCAAAATTCTATTAAATATTTATTAGTTGATGAATATCAAGATGCTAATTATGGTCAGTACAAATTAATTCAATTGTTAACAGAAAGGAATAAAAATTTCACTCTTGTCGGAGATGATGATCAATCTATTTATTCATGGAGAGGGGCAAATGATCAAAATATTTTACTTTTAAAGCGAGATTATTTAGATTTACAAGTAATTAAAATGGAGCGTAATTATAGATCTTCGAAAAGAATATTAAATGTTGCGAATCAATTAATTTCAAATAATGTACATATTTTTTCTAAAAGATTATTTTCAAATTTAGAAAATGGAGTAAAAATTCAAGTATTGAAATTAAAAAACGAATATGAAGAAGCAAAAGAAATTGTTAATAATATTCTTTCTCATAAATCACAACATCAATGGTGTTATAAAGATTACGCTATTTTGTATCGTACAAATAAACAATCAAAGGTTTTTGAAGAATGTTTATTTCAAAATAATGTACCATATGTTATATATGGGGGAAATTCTTTTTTTTTACAGCCATCTGTAAAAATTTTAATTTCATATTTAAAATTTATTATTAATCAAAATGATAATATTTCTTTTTTAAATATTATTAATACCCCATTTCGAAAAATTGGAAAAATAACAATAAAAAAAATTATTTCCTTTGCTCAAGAACAGGATAAAAGTTATTTCAATGTTCTTAAAAATAAAAAATTTCTTGATACTGTAGGTAAAAATACAAAAGCTGTTTGTATAATTTTTTCTTCATGGATTGAAGAAATAGTTATTTATGCCAAGAAATATCCAAGAAAAGTATTATTAAAAATAATTTATGATATAAATTATGAACAATGGTTATCGAAAATCATTAAAATAGATGTATTTTTTCAATCGGTCAAAGATAATATTAATACTTTATTAACTACAATGTTAAATTTTTTTAATAAATTTGAAAAAAAAAATAAAAAAAATGAGTATACCACTTTAGTGGAGTTAGTAAATCAATTGATATTACATGATCATTATAAAAATCTTTCATCTAGTAAAACAAGTGATGTAATACAATTGATGACTATACATGCAGCAAAAGGACTAGAATTTTCTTCTGTTTATATTGTAGGATTGGAAGAAGGATGTTTCCCTTACTTGTATAAAAAAAAAAATATTAATTTATCTGAAGAACGTCGGTTGTTTTATGTCGCAATTACAAGAGCTAGAAAAAAATTGACTTTAAGTTTTTGTTCTTACAAATATTTTTATGGTATAATGAAATCTATGAAACCTAGTAGGTTTTTATTTGAATTACCTAAATGTGATTTAGTTTGGAAATAA
- a CDS encoding class I SAM-dependent methyltransferase, translating into MKYKIKIINKTKSVNKKKIINKWNLIDDQYAKFSLILQANRIELQDNTNKKEKNIWINFNYQNFQQYKKDYKRKIIKAVKIKKKKKINILDATAGLGKDAFILFSHGYNITMIERNPILSILLEDGLKRGFKDKMIGTLIKKKMKLIYASSININQMNLQKPDVIYIDPMFPSYKQKSLPKKNIKIIKKIVGSDLDSINLFHECMKFSVYKIVVKRPKTSSYISCHKPSYSIKTKKYRFDIYINHKIKI; encoded by the coding sequence ATGAAATATAAAATTAAAATTATTAATAAAACGAAATCAGTAAATAAAAAAAAAATAATAAATAAATGGAATTTAATTGACGATCAATATGCTAAATTTTCGTTGATTCTCCAAGCAAATCGTATTGAATTACAAGATAATACAAATAAAAAAGAGAAAAATATATGGATAAATTTTAACTATCAAAATTTTCAACAATATAAAAAAGATTATAAAAGAAAAATTATAAAAGCAGTAAAAATAAAAAAAAAAAAAAAAATAAATATTTTAGATGCTACTGCAGGTTTAGGAAAAGATGCTTTTATATTATTTTCACATGGATACAATATCACTATGATAGAAAGAAACCCTATTTTATCTATTTTATTAGAAGATGGATTAAAAAGAGGATTTAAAGACAAAATGATTGGTACTTTGATAAAAAAAAAAATGAAACTAATATATGCATCATCAATTAATATAAATCAAATGAACCTTCAAAAACCTGATGTAATATATATAGATCCTATGTTTCCTTCATATAAACAAAAATCATTACCTAAAAAAAATATAAAAATTATAAAAAAAATAGTAGGAAGTGATTTAGATTCTATCAACTTGTTTCACGAATGCATGAAATTTTCTGTATATAAAATAGTAGTTAAACGACCAAAAACATCTTCATATATTTCATGTCACAAACCAAGTTATTCAATTAAAACTAAAAAATATCGATTCGACATTTATATTAATCATAAAATAAAAATTTAA
- the cyaY gene encoding iron donor protein CyaY → MNNTKFITLYNQILCHIEDYLDKFDHKTEMDYEIVHHMMTISFSLNNKIIVSKQETLKQIWLATKNNGYHFNYQNNNWICSKTKKNFWRILEEAFYIQGNEKVDFSKFITIVK, encoded by the coding sequence ATGAATAATACTAAATTTATAACCTTATACAATCAAATTTTATGTCATATTGAAGATTATTTAGATAAATTTGATCACAAAACAGAAATGGATTATGAAATAGTACATCATATGATGACTATTTCTTTTTCATTAAATAATAAAATTATCGTTAGTAAACAAGAAACATTAAAACAAATTTGGTTGGCTACTAAAAATAACGGTTATCATTTTAATTATCAGAATAATAACTGGATATGCAGTAAAACAAAAAAAAATTTTTGGAGAATTTTAGAAGAAGCGTTTTATATTCAAGGAAATGAAAAGGTAGATTTTAGTAAATTTATTACTATTGTCAAATAA